One region of Candidatus Methanomethylicota archaeon genomic DNA includes:
- a CDS encoding GDP-mannose 4,6-dehydratase has translation MKRALITGVTGQDGAYLARFLLDKGYEVYGTYRRLSSPNFWRLEYLGVFDRVNFLPVELSDVGSIVEALKISEPDEVYHLAAQSFVEASFEAPVATGDITGLATTRILEAIRQVCPDVKFYNAATSEMFGKAGLLNGGKPLNENDVFMPMSPYAAAKLYGYWITRIYREGYKIFAVNGILFNHESPLRGLEFVTRKIANEVAKIKLGLSRELRLGNLDAKRDWGYAPEYVESMWLMLQQDEPDDYVIATGEAHSVREFAEKAFDIVGLNWKDYVRVDKRFMRPLDVPCLVGDYSKAERKLGWKPRVKFDKLVEIMVREEVDRWSRWLKGERFPWDAPNYPSENKILTRALRM, from the coding sequence TTATCTTGCTAGGTTTCTTTTGGATAAGGGTTATGAGGTGTATGGTACTTATCGTAGGCTTAGTTCTCCTAATTTTTGGCGTTTAGAGTATCTTGGAGTTTTTGATAGGGTGAATTTTCTTCCTGTTGAGCTTAGCGATGTGGGGTCGATTGTTGAGGCTTTGAAGATTTCTGAGCCTGATGAGGTTTATCATCTTGCTGCGCAGAGTTTTGTTGAGGCTAGTTTTGAGGCTCCTGTAGCTACGGGGGATATTACTGGTTTGGCTACGACGAGGATTCTTGAAGCTATTCGACAAGTATGTCCAGATGTTAAGTTTTACAATGCGGCTACGAGTGAAATGTTTGGTAAAGCTGGTTTGCTTAATGGTGGGAAACCTCTCAATGAGAATGATGTATTTATGCCGATGAGTCCTTATGCTGCGGCTAAGCTTTACGGCTACTGGATCACAAGGATATATAGGGAGGGCTATAAGATATTTGCTGTAAACGGGATATTATTTAACCATGAATCTCCATTACGAGGCTTAGAGTTTGTAACACGTAAGATTGCGAATGAAGTTGCGAAGATAAAGTTGGGTTTAAGTAGAGAGCTTAGGCTTGGTAATTTGGATGCTAAACGCGATTGGGGTTACGCTCCTGAATATGTTGAGAGTATGTGGCTTATGCTTCAGCAAGATGAGCCAGATGATTATGTGATCGCCACGGGCGAAGCCCACAGCGTAAGGGAATTCGCTGAAAAGGCATTTGATATTGTTGGGTTGAACTGGAAGGATTATGTTAGGGTTGATAAGAGATTTATGAGGCCTTTAGATGTGCCATGCCTAGTTGGCGATTATTCGAAAGCTGAGCGTAAACTTGGCTGGAAGCCTAGAGTGAAGTTTGATAAGCTCGTGGAGATAATGGTTAGGGAGGAAGTTGACCGTTGGTCTCGTTGGCTTAAAGGTGAAAGATTTCCATGGGATGCCCCAAACTATCCGAGTGAAAATAAAATACTTACTAGAGCCTTAAGGATGTGA